The Desulfuromonas sp. genome includes a window with the following:
- a CDS encoding glycine/betaine ABC transporter permease, which yields MNFFNFEEKQIPLDDWVQSFVDWLVYNHRDIFQAIKTPIELCLKGFEWVFTTLPPIAVILFFVAIAWYYAGKRVAIFSLITLVLVGYLGLWEDTMITLAMVVSSVFFCAIVGIPLGIMSGRSDRFELFLRPALDAMQTIPPFVYLVPVVMLFSIGTVSGILATIVFALPPIVSLTSLGIRQVHPELIEASLAFGATPWQVLRKVQFPLALPSIMAGLNQTLMMALSMVVIAALIGAGGLGNPVVQGLNTLEIGLATIGGIAIVLLAMMLDRITQSFGQQ from the coding sequence ATGAATTTTTTTAATTTTGAAGAAAAACAAATACCACTGGACGACTGGGTTCAGTCTTTTGTCGACTGGCTGGTCTATAATCACCGTGATATTTTCCAGGCCATCAAAACCCCGATTGAACTATGCCTGAAAGGATTTGAGTGGGTTTTCACCACGTTGCCGCCGATTGCTGTCATCCTTTTTTTTGTTGCTATAGCCTGGTACTATGCGGGCAAACGGGTGGCAATATTCTCGTTGATCACTCTGGTTCTGGTCGGTTATCTCGGACTCTGGGAAGATACCATGATCACCCTGGCGATGGTTGTCAGTTCGGTCTTTTTCTGCGCTATTGTCGGTATCCCCCTCGGCATCATGTCGGGGCGCAGCGATCGCTTTGAACTGTTCCTCCGCCCGGCGCTTGATGCCATGCAGACCATTCCGCCATTCGTTTACCTTGTGCCGGTGGTCATGCTGTTCAGTATCGGCACTGTCTCGGGGATCCTGGCCACCATCGTTTTTGCTCTGCCGCCGATTGTTAGCCTGACCAGTCTCGGCATTCGCCAGGTCCATCCGGAGTTGATCGAGGCTTCGCTCGCTTTCGGGGCGACCCCCTGGCAGGTACTACGCAAGGTTCAATTTCCACTGGCTCTGCCGTCAATTATGGCTGGCCTCAACCAGACTCTGATGATGGCCCTCTCAATGGTCGTCATCGCCGCCCTGATCGGCGCCGGCGGCCTCGGCAACCCGGTGGTCCAGGGATTGAATACCCTGGAAATCGGATTGGCGACCATCGGCGGTATTGCGATTGTGTTGCTCGCCATGATGTTGGATCGGATTACACAAAGTTTCGGGCAACAATAA